The following are encoded together in the Bacillus sp. V2I10 genome:
- a CDS encoding ATP-binding protein, with amino-acid sequence MYFTVLGLVSLIPLLLGMVIYMNEKTILSRAIVYFLIMLFIWQIDVALLYGTDLFSMETARILFQIGRFGSIMIMPILFYFMYLMINQENEAEKKQRFRFINIKILIMLIIWSLAVFAINLTSFGVSGIKMIEDDFFPDHYYPVFGPLNWTYYLNVFFVFINIILLILVSKKLKNKDLRSFSIFFCTSILFVFINGVLSGYQIFPLFLSSFGSILSTLIIFMAYFNMHSKRIQLMNRDLRDQKNFLHKVMDLNPSYIYVKNHELKFVLANKAMSALYGKEVHELIGKIDSDFNDQPDQIKKIRDEELQILAWETEKWAEPELAIDSAGNTRWIEVTKIPVRLEGETYILCIGNDVTQKKRDAEVILKTEKMSVIGELAASIAHEIRNPLTSIKGFVQILQEDEHMKQSGEHLRVMSEEIDRINEVVGELLLIAKPQMQTVLSVDLKTVIEDVMTLMKSSALQNNISLMLNHEADIFKVSGNKNHLKQVFINLIKNAIESMPDGGTVQTAIERSEDGGIRISISDEGIGLSQERMEKLGEPFYTTKDKGTGLGLTVCYKIIREEHAGEILFESEEGRGTTVHIILPAESI; translated from the coding sequence ATGTATTTTACTGTGCTTGGCCTTGTTTCTCTCATCCCGCTGCTGCTTGGGATGGTTATATATATGAATGAGAAAACCATCTTATCAAGAGCGATCGTTTATTTCTTAATCATGCTTTTTATTTGGCAAATAGACGTTGCTCTCTTATATGGCACTGATTTATTCTCTATGGAAACAGCACGAATTTTATTTCAAATAGGGCGTTTTGGGTCGATTATGATCATGCCGATTTTATTTTATTTTATGTACTTAATGATAAATCAAGAAAACGAAGCCGAAAAAAAGCAGAGGTTCCGTTTTATTAATATTAAAATACTCATCATGCTCATTATCTGGAGCCTGGCTGTTTTTGCAATAAATTTAACGTCATTTGGAGTATCCGGTATAAAAATGATAGAGGATGACTTTTTCCCGGATCATTATTATCCGGTTTTTGGACCGCTGAACTGGACGTACTATTTGAATGTCTTTTTTGTATTTATTAACATTATCTTACTAATTCTTGTGTCGAAGAAACTTAAAAATAAGGACTTGCGATCATTCAGTATTTTTTTCTGTACATCCATTTTATTCGTTTTTATTAATGGTGTGCTGTCAGGCTATCAAATCTTTCCGCTATTTTTATCCAGCTTTGGCTCGATTCTCTCGACCTTGATTATCTTTATGGCTTACTTTAACATGCATTCAAAAAGAATTCAGCTGATGAACAGGGATTTGAGGGATCAGAAGAATTTTCTTCACAAAGTAATGGATTTAAACCCAAGCTATATTTATGTAAAGAACCATGAGCTTAAGTTTGTTCTGGCTAACAAGGCAATGTCCGCTTTATACGGCAAAGAAGTACATGAGTTAATAGGAAAGATTGATTCTGATTTTAATGATCAGCCGGATCAGATCAAGAAAATCCGCGATGAAGAGCTTCAGATTCTTGCCTGGGAAACAGAGAAATGGGCGGAGCCTGAGCTTGCGATTGATTCAGCCGGGAATACAAGGTGGATTGAAGTGACAAAGATCCCTGTAAGATTGGAAGGGGAGACATATATTCTTTGCATCGGCAATGATGTGACACAGAAGAAAAGGGATGCAGAGGTTATTTTAAAAACAGAAAAAATGAGCGTCATCGGAGAATTAGCGGCAAGCATTGCACATGAGATCCGAAATCCGCTGACATCAATAAAAGGTTTTGTGCAAATTCTGCAGGAAGATGAGCATATGAAGCAGAGCGGCGAACATTTAAGAGTCATGTCAGAAGAGATTGACAGAATCAACGAGGTAGTAGGCGAGCTGCTTCTAATTGCCAAGCCGCAAATGCAAACAGTCTTATCCGTTGACTTGAAGACAGTCATTGAAGACGTTATGACACTAATGAAAAGCAGTGCACTGCAAAATAACATCAGCCTTATGCTCAATCACGAAGCGGACATATTTAAAGTCAGTGGGAATAAAAATCATTTAAAACAGGTTTTTATAAATTTAATAAAAAATGCAATTGAGTCCATGCCTGATGGAGGAACCGTGCAAACTGCTATAGAGCGTTCAGAAGATGGCGGCATTCGAATCTCTATTTCAGATGAGGGGATTGGGTTAAGTCAAGAACGAATGGAGAAATTAGGTGAACCTTTTTATACGACAAAGGATAAAGGGACGGGCCTTGGATTAACGGTTTGCTATAAAATCATCCGGGAAGAGCACGCAGGAGAGATTCTATTTGAAAGCGAGGAAGGACGCGGAACGACAGTTCATATCATCCTTCCTGCAGAATCCATTTAG
- a CDS encoding sulfite oxidase-like oxidoreductase gives MYFGKVKSKGDPNRVPPNQHVTTKFPVLHAGNVPYYEDLSKWDLQVFGLLDHPKRFTYEDLMNMEQVDQDNDIHCVTGWSKLDNVWRGISTRQLVKDLGLRENANYCIIHAEEGWTTNLPLDDFLKETSLLAHSHNGEPLTPEHGFPFRAVFPHLYFWKSAKWIRAIQFTEHNHPGFWERNGYHMNGDPWKEERFTWD, from the coding sequence ATGTATTTCGGCAAGGTCAAAAGCAAAGGAGATCCCAATCGGGTTCCGCCTAATCAGCATGTCACAACCAAATTTCCGGTTCTTCACGCAGGCAATGTTCCTTATTATGAGGATTTAAGTAAATGGGACCTGCAAGTATTTGGCTTACTGGATCATCCCAAGAGATTTACATATGAAGATCTGATGAACATGGAGCAAGTCGATCAGGACAACGATATTCATTGCGTAACGGGGTGGTCAAAACTTGATAATGTGTGGAGAGGAATCAGCACCCGCCAGCTCGTGAAGGATTTGGGGCTGCGTGAGAATGCAAACTATTGCATAATCCATGCAGAGGAGGGCTGGACAACAAATTTGCCGCTTGATGATTTCCTTAAGGAAACAAGTTTGCTTGCTCATTCCCATAACGGAGAACCGCTAACGCCGGAGCATGGATTTCCGTTCAGAGCCGTATTTCCGCATTTATACTTCTGGAAAAGTGCAAAATGGATACGTGCGATCCAGTTTACAGAACACAATCACCCTGGATTCTGGGAGAGAAACGGATATCATATGAATGGAGATCCCTGGAAAGAAGAGCGGTTTACATGGGATTGA
- a CDS encoding DsbA family oxidoreductase, with translation MKIEVWSDFVCPFCYIGKRRLEEALAEFPHKDQVEVVYKSFELDQNAPLNSGKTIDEALASKYGMTIEQAKEANAGIGQQAKSAGLTFRFDEMKPTNTFDAHRLAKFAETHGKEGTMTENLLYAYFTNNKDLGDHQTLADLAEASGLERQKALAVLGDKSSYAAEVRKDEGIAQQYGISGVPYFVINQKYAISGAQRAETFAGALQKVWEEENPEPALQDLSEESGNDAFCADGSCAVPPNKE, from the coding sequence ATGAAAATTGAAGTATGGTCTGACTTTGTATGTCCATTTTGTTATATAGGCAAGCGCAGATTAGAAGAAGCGCTGGCTGAATTTCCGCATAAAGATCAAGTTGAAGTTGTTTATAAGAGCTTTGAACTGGATCAAAATGCTCCGCTAAACAGCGGGAAAACGATTGATGAGGCATTGGCATCCAAATACGGCATGACGATTGAACAAGCGAAGGAAGCGAATGCCGGAATCGGGCAGCAGGCAAAAAGTGCTGGTCTGACTTTCCGCTTTGACGAGATGAAGCCAACGAATACATTTGACGCTCACCGCCTGGCAAAGTTTGCTGAAACACATGGTAAAGAGGGGACTATGACAGAAAACCTTCTTTACGCCTATTTTACAAATAATAAAGACTTGGGAGATCATCAAACCCTTGCAGATCTGGCAGAAGCATCAGGTCTAGAGCGCCAGAAAGCATTAGCAGTTCTGGGTGACAAAAGTTCATATGCAGCTGAAGTGCGAAAAGATGAAGGAATTGCGCAGCAATACGGCATAAGCGGAGTGCCCTATTTCGTCATCAATCAAAAATATGCGATTTCAGGGGCGCAGCGGGCAGAAACATTTGCAGGTGCACTTCAGAAGGTTTGGGAAGAAGAAAATCCTGAACCTGCCTTGCAGGACCTGTCTGAAGAAAGCGGTAATGACGCATTTTGCGCAGACGGAAGCTGTGCGGTACCGCCGAACAAGGAGTAG
- a CDS encoding CdaR family transcriptional regulator — MNKPANEAFKYNADRLEDVADRISEVLQCPITIEDINHRLLAYSTHDDCTDPARISTIIGRRVPEKVINSLWKDGTIPMLLQSDEPIRVKNIDEVGLGNRIAISIWKNNEVLGFIWALEINKKLTDDELELLKKAAQVVKNKLLNLHNRKSKKEERNQEFFWKLLTGHINQESDIINGFHDIGITPPSLHSVVLFRFSDEIKEPTEKQINYLLQTTQQVQIILSTLDQNELIILLAPKSGEPLSDIKQFVDWTILQLKERFMIDHVKAAIGSIYKEAEQIELSYKEAIAVQNIKKRFVAETVGLISFSELGIYQYLDLLHEKRKQEGFINYPLRKLKEYDEMHHTNLIETLEVYLDKDSNVNDAAKALNVHVNTLSYRIKRISQIAELDLRDPNQKITVYLNLKLDKMSL; from the coding sequence ATGAACAAACCGGCTAATGAAGCCTTTAAATACAATGCTGACCGTCTTGAAGATGTCGCTGACCGCATCAGCGAGGTTCTTCAATGCCCGATCACTATTGAAGATATAAATCACCGCCTTCTCGCTTACAGCACACATGATGACTGTACAGATCCTGCGAGGATATCAACGATCATTGGAAGACGCGTTCCGGAGAAAGTCATTAACAGTTTATGGAAAGACGGCACGATTCCAATGCTTCTGCAATCAGATGAGCCTATCCGCGTAAAAAACATTGATGAGGTGGGCCTTGGAAACCGCATTGCCATATCCATCTGGAAAAACAATGAAGTTCTTGGTTTTATCTGGGCTTTGGAAATTAATAAAAAGCTGACAGATGATGAGCTTGAACTTTTAAAGAAAGCTGCGCAGGTTGTTAAAAATAAGCTTCTAAACCTGCACAACCGCAAATCGAAAAAGGAAGAGCGGAATCAGGAGTTTTTCTGGAAACTGCTTACCGGGCATATCAACCAGGAATCTGACATAATCAATGGTTTTCATGATATCGGCATTACTCCTCCCTCTTTGCATTCCGTTGTCTTGTTCCGGTTCAGCGATGAAATTAAAGAACCAACTGAAAAACAAATTAATTATCTGCTTCAAACAACTCAGCAGGTTCAAATTATCCTTTCCACCCTTGATCAGAATGAACTGATTATCCTGCTTGCGCCTAAAAGCGGCGAGCCTCTTTCGGATATTAAACAATTTGTCGACTGGACCATCCTTCAGCTTAAAGAGCGATTCATGATTGACCATGTAAAGGCGGCAATAGGAAGTATTTATAAAGAAGCGGAGCAAATTGAACTCAGCTATAAAGAAGCAATCGCCGTTCAAAATATAAAAAAACGTTTTGTTGCAGAAACAGTGGGGCTCATCAGCTTTTCAGAACTGGGCATCTATCAATATTTGGATTTGCTTCATGAAAAACGGAAGCAGGAAGGGTTTATAAACTATCCTCTTAGAAAACTGAAGGAATATGATGAGATGCATCACACAAACCTTATTGAAACGCTTGAAGTTTACTTAGACAAAGACAGCAATGTGAACGATGCTGCCAAAGCGCTTAATGTACATGTCAATACATTAAGCTATAGAATTAAACGCATTTCCCAGATTGCAGAGCTTGATTTAAGGGATCCAAATCAAAAAATAACTGTTTATCTTAACTTAAAGCTTGATAAAATGAGTTTGTGA
- a CDS encoding DMT family transporter, which produces MKKEQVLPYLGAVLNASIVGLTFLFTKLALEDASPIDTLSYRFTLGFLVLLVLQFFVPIKMPSFKDNGKSLAFLLLLALFYPTMFFTFQAFGLLYTTSAEGGILMAFAPILTALLASVFLKEKTSLIQVLFILMSIFGVVYIFFMKGAGIEFNSLLGFLLLFISCLSIAGYTVLARFLSVSYSPLQLSFIMVTFGFIFFNLYAMIQHLAAGDFVQYVSLWTNVPFLLFTFYLGVFATLLTSFLSNYILSKIPASQMSVFANLSTVISIVAGAVILNETIYFYHLIGAFFIIAGVIGTNAFKQKRDKAVDAD; this is translated from the coding sequence ATGAAGAAAGAACAGGTACTTCCTTACCTTGGCGCTGTATTAAATGCCTCCATAGTCGGACTTACCTTTTTATTTACAAAGCTTGCGCTTGAAGATGCTTCGCCGATCGATACACTCTCATACCGGTTTACACTTGGGTTTCTTGTTTTACTGGTTCTTCAATTCTTTGTGCCTATTAAAATGCCTTCATTTAAGGATAATGGAAAATCTCTTGCTTTTCTGCTGCTGCTTGCTTTATTTTATCCGACGATGTTTTTTACTTTCCAGGCGTTTGGTCTGCTTTATACAACATCTGCAGAAGGCGGCATCCTGATGGCTTTTGCACCAATCTTAACCGCCTTGCTTGCTTCTGTCTTTTTAAAGGAAAAAACCAGCCTGATTCAAGTTCTGTTTATTTTGATGTCGATATTCGGTGTTGTCTATATATTTTTCATGAAAGGGGCAGGCATCGAATTTAACAGTTTGCTTGGTTTTCTTTTATTGTTCATTTCCTGTTTATCGATTGCAGGGTATACAGTGCTTGCGAGATTTCTGTCTGTTTCATATTCGCCCTTGCAGCTTAGTTTTATTATGGTGACATTCGGGTTTATCTTTTTTAATCTGTATGCTATGATACAGCATTTGGCTGCAGGAGATTTTGTTCAATATGTCTCGCTGTGGACAAACGTGCCATTTTTACTATTCACGTTCTATTTAGGTGTTTTTGCTACACTATTGACTTCTTTTCTGTCAAACTACATTCTCTCAAAAATTCCCGCTTCTCAAATGAGTGTGTTCGCTAATTTATCAACAGTCATTTCAATTGTTGCAGGAGCGGTTATCCTGAACGAAACCATTTATTTCTATCACTTGATAGGCGCTTTTTTCATTATCGCAGGCGTTATCGGAACAAACGCATTTAAACAAAAACGGGATAAAGCAGTTGATGCAGACTAA
- a CDS encoding biotin transporter BioY produces the protein MKNKLKAYDLALVGMFAALMAIGANLTSFLTVGTVPLSMQPFFCILAGLLLGSRLGALSMIVYALAGIAGAPVFAQFSAGIGVIFGSTGGFILSYIAAAYVAGKIVEASKKPALSVFFLSSFAGIALIYIIGTTYMYAALNYWLNVEMSYTGAWLVMTWFMVKDVIFTAIGAVIAPRIYTAVNKATSLGKHRAA, from the coding sequence ATGAAAAACAAATTAAAGGCTTATGATTTAGCACTCGTCGGAATGTTTGCAGCTCTAATGGCGATTGGTGCAAACCTCACTTCATTTTTAACCGTTGGAACGGTTCCGTTATCGATGCAGCCCTTTTTCTGTATTTTAGCAGGTTTGCTGCTCGGAAGCAGATTAGGCGCATTATCCATGATCGTTTATGCTCTCGCAGGAATAGCTGGTGCACCTGTCTTCGCACAGTTTAGCGCAGGCATTGGAGTTATTTTCGGCAGCACAGGCGGGTTTATTTTATCCTATATTGCTGCTGCTTATGTAGCTGGCAAAATTGTTGAAGCAAGCAAAAAACCAGCACTTTCCGTTTTCTTCCTTTCATCATTTGCAGGAATTGCTCTTATCTATATTATCGGAACGACTTATATGTACGCAGCGCTTAATTATTGGCTGAATGTTGAAATGAGCTATACTGGCGCATGGCTTGTGATGACTTGGTTTATGGTGAAAGATGTCATCTTTACAGCCATTGGCGCTGTTATTGCTCCACGCATTTATACAGCTGTAAATAAAGCTACGAGCCTTGGGAAGCATCGCGCTGCCTGA
- the ald gene encoding alanine dehydrogenase, protein MIIGVPREIKNNENRVALTPGGVTQFVATGHKVLIEKDAGIGSGFTNEDYLTAGAVIAEDVKDVWAAEMVMKVKEPLASEYVYFREGLILFTYLHLAAEPALAEALKNKGVTAIAYETVTTGRTLPLLTPMSEVAGRMAAQIGAQFLEKPKGGKGILLAGVPGVSRGKVTIIGGGVVGTNAAKMAIGLGADVTIIDLSADRLRELDDIFGNQIKTLMSNPINIANAVAEADLLICAVLIPGAKAPTLVSEAMVQSMKPGSVIVDVAIDQGGIVETVDHITTHDNPTYEKHGVVHYAVANMPGAVPRTSTLALTNVTVPYALQIANKGVNKAIADSLALKAGVNVAKGDITYEAVARDLGYTFVPVDVALDKEIAVN, encoded by the coding sequence ATGATTATTGGAGTACCTAGAGAGATTAAAAATAATGAAAATCGTGTTGCATTAACGCCTGGCGGGGTTACACAATTCGTGGCAACTGGACATAAAGTACTTATCGAAAAAGACGCAGGAATTGGAAGCGGTTTCACAAATGAAGACTATCTTACCGCCGGTGCAGTAATTGCAGAAGATGTTAAGGATGTATGGGCTGCTGAAATGGTTATGAAGGTTAAAGAACCTTTAGCATCTGAATATGTGTATTTCCGCGAAGGGCTTATTCTTTTCACATACTTGCATTTAGCTGCTGAACCAGCTCTTGCAGAGGCGCTAAAAAATAAAGGTGTTACAGCTATCGCTTACGAAACAGTAACAACTGGCCGCACACTTCCATTGCTTACTCCTATGAGTGAAGTAGCTGGACGCATGGCAGCACAAATTGGCGCACAATTCCTTGAAAAACCAAAGGGCGGCAAAGGCATTCTGCTTGCAGGAGTACCAGGAGTGAGCCGCGGCAAGGTAACAATCATCGGCGGCGGTGTAGTTGGAACAAACGCTGCAAAAATGGCAATCGGCTTAGGCGCAGATGTTACAATTATTGATTTAAGTGCGGACCGTCTTCGTGAATTAGACGATATCTTCGGCAATCAAATTAAGACATTGATGTCTAACCCTATCAATATTGCAAATGCAGTTGCAGAAGCAGACCTATTAATCTGTGCTGTACTAATCCCTGGTGCAAAAGCTCCGACACTTGTATCTGAAGCAATGGTTCAATCTATGAAACCAGGCTCAGTTATCGTTGACGTAGCAATTGACCAAGGCGGTATCGTTGAGACAGTTGACCACATTACCACTCACGATAACCCAACTTATGAGAAGCATGGCGTTGTTCACTATGCTGTTGCAAACATGCCTGGAGCTGTTCCTAGAACATCAACACTTGCACTTACGAACGTGACAGTGCCATACGCTCTTCAAATTGCAAACAAAGGCGTAAACAAGGCAATTGCTGACAGCCTTGCTCTTAAAGCAGGTGTCAACGTTGCAAAAGGCGATATCACGTATGAAGCGGTAGCCCGCGATCTTGGCTATACATTCGTTCCTGTTGATGTAGCGCTTGATAAAGAAATCGCTGTAAACTGA